A genomic window from Paramormyrops kingsleyae isolate MSU_618 chromosome 23, PKINGS_0.4, whole genome shotgun sequence includes:
- the LOC111846970 gene encoding tax1-binding protein 1 homolog B-like isoform X4, whose product MALFPEGASATGPMETSNFAHVIFQNVGKSFLPHAALECHYTLTPFIKPHQKDWVGIFKVGWSTARDYYTFLWSPYPENYVEGSTVHRTVVFQGYYVPKDDGEFYQFCYVTHKGDIRGASTPFQFRADTPTEDDLLTVEDESNSDILVVTTKVGLLEQKVEEAQKEREELLTAMALLQKEKEQLREERERLQGESEDERQASVHLRSKNQELLQSSQILQDEKEEVRKKHEEATGRIRQLEEDLIGVTQKGIQKETELDGLKDRLRKLTSEKDTLESQLKNERDERELYKIHLKNTELENTKLTAQLQMLKSVDMNKEITVAQLQEEVGRLKACVAQKESLHKELLASSASPEATSALKEQLRQKEEQLQATRQQAAMLSSELRDAAAARDRTMSELYHARLGAEALRASLTDAQAECRRMQGQLEKLRAAGCQEARGEEEPGVGVASEKEAELQREVEDLKLRLQMAAEHYKDMCRECQKLRKQVAKLSGQQGDSNKGSACSSPAPESPTRSESPESPTAGGLAGVDVLLDTLTQERSRGAGREASDRYRKCKQMLNEERERSCMFADELAKMEEKWKEQCRINESLKQQLAEEEERRKGQVAEEDHEVRDLREKDKAEEELQKHSAGNSASPGAESAAALPIFLQYPLPYPQDPAPISLVPQRPAELQFGNPYTAPNARDGADGEFSPERASRPSPAGPPSWDNNVVCIQPSRNLSPPDGLEDPEDRGNLGGDTEQPATHDSQSSLLGGSQNRFCFDSSLDIHKRCPLCEVIFPPHYEQSKFEQHVESHWKVCPMCSEQFPLDCDQQLFENHVLTHFDGNVLNFD is encoded by the exons ATGGCTCTATTTCCCGAAGGCGCCTCAGCCACCGGCCCTATGGAGACATCGAACTTCGCACACGTCATCTTCCAGAATGTAGGGAAGAGCTTCCTCCCTCACGCTGCGTTGGAATGTCACTACACACTGACCCCATTCATCAAGCCCCACCAGAAGGACTGGGTGGGCATCTTCAAG gttGGCTGGAGCACAGCACGGGATTACTACACGTTTCTGTGGTCACCATACCCCGAGAACTATGTGGAGGGATCGACGGTCCATAGGACGGTGGTCTTCCAAG GGTACTATGTTCCCAAAGACGACGGGGAGTTTTACCAGTTCTGCTACGTCACGCACAAAGGCGACATCAGGGGAGCCAGCACCCCCTTCCAGTTCCGCGCCGACACGCCCACTGAAGACGACCTTCTCACCGTGGAGGACGAGAGCAACTCGGACATCCTGGTGGTCACCACCAAGGTCGGCCTGCTGGAG CAAAAGGTGGAGGAGGCACAGAAGGAGCGTGAGGAGCTGCTGACGGCCATGGCCCTCCTGCAGAAGGAGAAGGAGCAGCTCCGGGAGGAACGGGAGCGCCTCCAGGGGGAGAGCGAAGACGAGCGGCAGGCTTCCGTCCATCTGAGGAGCAAAAATCAG GAGCTTCTGCAGTCCTCGCAGATCCTGCAGGATGAGAAGGAGGAGGTGAGGAAGAAGCACGAGGAGGCGACCGGAAGAATCCGTCAGCTGGAGGAGGATCTCATCGGGGTCACGCAGAAGGGCATTCAGAAAGAGACGGAGTTAGACGG cctTAAGGACCGATTGAGGAAGCTAACGTCGGAAAAGGACACCTTGGAGTCTCAGCTGAAGAACGAACGAGATGAGAGGGAGCTGTACAAG ATTCATCTGAAGAACACGGAGTTAGAGAACACCAAGCTGACCGCCCAGCTCCAGATGCTCAAGTCCGTGGACATGAACAAGGAGATCACTGTAGCTCAGCTCCAGGAAGAGGTGGGCCGACTGAAAGCCTGCGTGGCCCAGAAGGAGAGTCTGCACAAGGAGCTCCTCGCCAGCAGCGCCTCCCCA GAGGCGACGTCGGCGCTGAAGGAGCAGCTGAGGCAGAAggaggagcagctgcaggccACGCGGCAGCAGGCGGCCATGCTGTCGTCGGAGCTGCGCGATGCCGCCGCCGCCCGCGACCGCACCATGTCGGAGCTGTACCACGCGCGGCTGGGGGCCGAGGCGCTGCGCGCCAGCCTGACGGACGCCCAGGCCGAGTGCCGGCGCATGCAGGGCcagctggagaagctgcgggCAGCCGGGTGCCAGGAGGCG AGAGGCGAGGAGGAGCCGGGCGTGGGCGTGGCCTCGGAGAAGGAGGCGGAGCTACAGCGGGAGGTGGAGGATTTGAAGCTCAGGTTACAGATGGCGGCCGAACACTACAAGGATATGTGCAGGGAGTGTCAGAAGCTGAGGAAGCAGGTCGCCAAGCTGTCCGGGCAGCAGGGG GACTCGAATAAAGGTTCAGCATGCAGCTCTCCAGCCCCCGAATCCCCGACCCGTTCAGAGAGCCCCGAGTCCCCCACAGCAG GGGGCCTCGCCGGTGTGGACGTCTTGCTGGACACACTGACCCAGGAGAGAAGCAGAGGCGCTGGCAGAGAAGCCAGCGACAGATACAGGAAATGCAAGCAGATGCTGAAC GAGGAGCGGGAGCGCAGCTGCATGTTTGCCGACGAGCTGGCCAAGATGGAGGAGAAGTGGAAGGAGCAGTGCAGGATAAACGAGAGCCTGAAGCAGCAGCTGGCCGAGGAGGAGGAGCGCCGCAAG GGCCAAGTGGCAGAGGAAGACCACGAAGTCAGAGACTTGAGGGAGAAGGACAAAGCTGAAGAG gaactGCAGAAACACTCGGCTGGGAACAGTGCAAGCCCAGGGGCGGAGTCAGCTGCGGCCCTGCCCATCTTCCTGCAGTACCCCCTGCCGTACCCCCAGGACCCGGCGCCGATCTCTCTCGTGCCGCAGCGCCCAGCGGAGCTCCAGTTTGGAAACCCCTACACAGCCCCAAACGCGCGAG ACGGAGCGGACGGCGAGTTCTCTCCAGAGCGTGCGTCCAGGCCTTCGCCCGCAGGACCCCCCTCCTGGGACAACAACGTGGTCTGCATCCAGCCGTCCCGCAACCTGAGCCCGCCAGATGGTCTGGAGGACCCCGAGGATCGTGGCAACTTG GGCGGCGATACTGAGCAGCCAGCGACTCATGACTCTCAGAGTTCCCTACTCGGCGGCAGCCAGAATCGCTTTTGCTTTGACTCCAG CCTGGACATCCACAAGCGCTGTCCGCTGTGTGAGGTCATCTTCCCGCCACACTATGAGCAGAGCAAGTTCGAGCAGCACGTGGAGAGCCACTGGAAGGTCTGCCCCATGTGCAGCGAGCAGTTCCCCCTGGACTGCGACCAGCAGCTCTTCGAGAACCACGTGCTCACGCATTTCGACGGCAACGTGCTCAACTTCGACTAG
- the LOC111846970 gene encoding tax1-binding protein 1 homolog B-like isoform X1 has product MALFPEGASATGPMETSNFAHVIFQNVGKSFLPHAALECHYTLTPFIKPHQKDWVGIFKVGWSTARDYYTFLWSPYPENYVEGSTVHRTVVFQGYYVPKDDGEFYQFCYVTHKGDIRGASTPFQFRADTPTEDDLLTVEDESNSDILVVTTKVGLLEQKVEEAQKEREELLTAMALLQKEKEQLREERERLQGESEDERQASVHLRSKNQELLQSSQILQDEKEEVRKKHEEATGRIRQLEEDLIGVTQKGIQKETELDGLKDRLRKLTSEKDTLESQLKNERDERELYKIHLKNTELENTKLTAQLQMLKSVDMNKEITVAQLQEEVGRLKACVAQKESLHKELLASSASPEATSALKEQLRQKEEQLQATRQQAAMLSSELRDAAAARDRTMSELYHARLGAEALRASLTDAQAECRRMQGQLEKLRAAGCQEARGEEEPGVGVASEKEAELQREVEDLKLRLQMAAEHYKDMCRECQKLRKQVAKLSGQQGDSNKGSACSSPAPESPTRSESPESPTAGGLAGVDVLLDTLTQERSRGAGREASDRYRKCKQMLNEERERSCMFADELAKMEEKWKEQCRINESLKQQLAEEEERRKGQVAEEDHEVRDLREKDKAEEELQKHSAGNSASPGAESAAALPIFLQYPLPYPQDPAPISLVPQRPAELQFGNPYTAPNARDGADGEFSPERASRPSPAGPPSWDNNVVCIQPSRNLSPPDGLEDPEDRGNLQGGDTEQPATHDSQSSLLGGSQNRFCFDSSSLDIHKRCPLCEVIFPPHYEQSKFEQHVESHWKVCPMCSEQFPLDCDQQLFENHVLTHFDGNVLNFD; this is encoded by the exons ATGGCTCTATTTCCCGAAGGCGCCTCAGCCACCGGCCCTATGGAGACATCGAACTTCGCACACGTCATCTTCCAGAATGTAGGGAAGAGCTTCCTCCCTCACGCTGCGTTGGAATGTCACTACACACTGACCCCATTCATCAAGCCCCACCAGAAGGACTGGGTGGGCATCTTCAAG gttGGCTGGAGCACAGCACGGGATTACTACACGTTTCTGTGGTCACCATACCCCGAGAACTATGTGGAGGGATCGACGGTCCATAGGACGGTGGTCTTCCAAG GGTACTATGTTCCCAAAGACGACGGGGAGTTTTACCAGTTCTGCTACGTCACGCACAAAGGCGACATCAGGGGAGCCAGCACCCCCTTCCAGTTCCGCGCCGACACGCCCACTGAAGACGACCTTCTCACCGTGGAGGACGAGAGCAACTCGGACATCCTGGTGGTCACCACCAAGGTCGGCCTGCTGGAG CAAAAGGTGGAGGAGGCACAGAAGGAGCGTGAGGAGCTGCTGACGGCCATGGCCCTCCTGCAGAAGGAGAAGGAGCAGCTCCGGGAGGAACGGGAGCGCCTCCAGGGGGAGAGCGAAGACGAGCGGCAGGCTTCCGTCCATCTGAGGAGCAAAAATCAG GAGCTTCTGCAGTCCTCGCAGATCCTGCAGGATGAGAAGGAGGAGGTGAGGAAGAAGCACGAGGAGGCGACCGGAAGAATCCGTCAGCTGGAGGAGGATCTCATCGGGGTCACGCAGAAGGGCATTCAGAAAGAGACGGAGTTAGACGG cctTAAGGACCGATTGAGGAAGCTAACGTCGGAAAAGGACACCTTGGAGTCTCAGCTGAAGAACGAACGAGATGAGAGGGAGCTGTACAAG ATTCATCTGAAGAACACGGAGTTAGAGAACACCAAGCTGACCGCCCAGCTCCAGATGCTCAAGTCCGTGGACATGAACAAGGAGATCACTGTAGCTCAGCTCCAGGAAGAGGTGGGCCGACTGAAAGCCTGCGTGGCCCAGAAGGAGAGTCTGCACAAGGAGCTCCTCGCCAGCAGCGCCTCCCCA GAGGCGACGTCGGCGCTGAAGGAGCAGCTGAGGCAGAAggaggagcagctgcaggccACGCGGCAGCAGGCGGCCATGCTGTCGTCGGAGCTGCGCGATGCCGCCGCCGCCCGCGACCGCACCATGTCGGAGCTGTACCACGCGCGGCTGGGGGCCGAGGCGCTGCGCGCCAGCCTGACGGACGCCCAGGCCGAGTGCCGGCGCATGCAGGGCcagctggagaagctgcgggCAGCCGGGTGCCAGGAGGCG AGAGGCGAGGAGGAGCCGGGCGTGGGCGTGGCCTCGGAGAAGGAGGCGGAGCTACAGCGGGAGGTGGAGGATTTGAAGCTCAGGTTACAGATGGCGGCCGAACACTACAAGGATATGTGCAGGGAGTGTCAGAAGCTGAGGAAGCAGGTCGCCAAGCTGTCCGGGCAGCAGGGG GACTCGAATAAAGGTTCAGCATGCAGCTCTCCAGCCCCCGAATCCCCGACCCGTTCAGAGAGCCCCGAGTCCCCCACAGCAG GGGGCCTCGCCGGTGTGGACGTCTTGCTGGACACACTGACCCAGGAGAGAAGCAGAGGCGCTGGCAGAGAAGCCAGCGACAGATACAGGAAATGCAAGCAGATGCTGAAC GAGGAGCGGGAGCGCAGCTGCATGTTTGCCGACGAGCTGGCCAAGATGGAGGAGAAGTGGAAGGAGCAGTGCAGGATAAACGAGAGCCTGAAGCAGCAGCTGGCCGAGGAGGAGGAGCGCCGCAAG GGCCAAGTGGCAGAGGAAGACCACGAAGTCAGAGACTTGAGGGAGAAGGACAAAGCTGAAGAG gaactGCAGAAACACTCGGCTGGGAACAGTGCAAGCCCAGGGGCGGAGTCAGCTGCGGCCCTGCCCATCTTCCTGCAGTACCCCCTGCCGTACCCCCAGGACCCGGCGCCGATCTCTCTCGTGCCGCAGCGCCCAGCGGAGCTCCAGTTTGGAAACCCCTACACAGCCCCAAACGCGCGAG ACGGAGCGGACGGCGAGTTCTCTCCAGAGCGTGCGTCCAGGCCTTCGCCCGCAGGACCCCCCTCCTGGGACAACAACGTGGTCTGCATCCAGCCGTCCCGCAACCTGAGCCCGCCAGATGGTCTGGAGGACCCCGAGGATCGTGGCAACTTG CAGGGCGGCGATACTGAGCAGCCAGCGACTCATGACTCTCAGAGTTCCCTACTCGGCGGCAGCCAGAATCGCTTTTGCTTTGACTCCAG CAGCCTGGACATCCACAAGCGCTGTCCGCTGTGTGAGGTCATCTTCCCGCCACACTATGAGCAGAGCAAGTTCGAGCAGCACGTGGAGAGCCACTGGAAGGTCTGCCCCATGTGCAGCGAGCAGTTCCCCCTGGACTGCGACCAGCAGCTCTTCGAGAACCACGTGCTCACGCATTTCGACGGCAACGTGCTCAACTTCGACTAG
- the LOC111846970 gene encoding tax1-binding protein 1 homolog B-like isoform X3, with amino-acid sequence MALFPEGASATGPMETSNFAHVIFQNVGKSFLPHAALECHYTLTPFIKPHQKDWVGIFKVGWSTARDYYTFLWSPYPENYVEGSTVHRTVVFQGYYVPKDDGEFYQFCYVTHKGDIRGASTPFQFRADTPTEDDLLTVEDESNSDILVVTTKVGLLEQKVEEAQKEREELLTAMALLQKEKEQLREERERLQGESEDERQASVHLRSKNQELLQSSQILQDEKEEVRKKHEEATGRIRQLEEDLIGVTQKGIQKETELDGLKDRLRKLTSEKDTLESQLKNERDERELYKIHLKNTELENTKLTAQLQMLKSVDMNKEITVAQLQEEVGRLKACVAQKESLHKELLASSASPEATSALKEQLRQKEEQLQATRQQAAMLSSELRDAAAARDRTMSELYHARLGAEALRASLTDAQAECRRMQGQLEKLRAAGCQEARGEEEPGVGVASEKEAELQREVEDLKLRLQMAAEHYKDMCRECQKLRKQVAKLSGQQGDSNKGSACSSPAPESPTRSESPESPTAGGLAGVDVLLDTLTQERSRGAGREASDRYRKCKQMLNEERERSCMFADELAKMEEKWKEQCRINESLKQQLAEEEERRKGQVAEEDHEVRDLREKDKAEEELQKHSAGNSASPGAESAAALPIFLQYPLPYPQDPAPISLVPQRPAELQFGNPYTAPNARDGADGEFSPERASRPSPAGPPSWDNNVVCIQPSRNLSPPDGLEDPEDRGNLGGDTEQPATHDSQSSLLGGSQNRFCFDSSSLDIHKRCPLCEVIFPPHYEQSKFEQHVESHWKVCPMCSEQFPLDCDQQLFENHVLTHFDGNVLNFD; translated from the exons ATGGCTCTATTTCCCGAAGGCGCCTCAGCCACCGGCCCTATGGAGACATCGAACTTCGCACACGTCATCTTCCAGAATGTAGGGAAGAGCTTCCTCCCTCACGCTGCGTTGGAATGTCACTACACACTGACCCCATTCATCAAGCCCCACCAGAAGGACTGGGTGGGCATCTTCAAG gttGGCTGGAGCACAGCACGGGATTACTACACGTTTCTGTGGTCACCATACCCCGAGAACTATGTGGAGGGATCGACGGTCCATAGGACGGTGGTCTTCCAAG GGTACTATGTTCCCAAAGACGACGGGGAGTTTTACCAGTTCTGCTACGTCACGCACAAAGGCGACATCAGGGGAGCCAGCACCCCCTTCCAGTTCCGCGCCGACACGCCCACTGAAGACGACCTTCTCACCGTGGAGGACGAGAGCAACTCGGACATCCTGGTGGTCACCACCAAGGTCGGCCTGCTGGAG CAAAAGGTGGAGGAGGCACAGAAGGAGCGTGAGGAGCTGCTGACGGCCATGGCCCTCCTGCAGAAGGAGAAGGAGCAGCTCCGGGAGGAACGGGAGCGCCTCCAGGGGGAGAGCGAAGACGAGCGGCAGGCTTCCGTCCATCTGAGGAGCAAAAATCAG GAGCTTCTGCAGTCCTCGCAGATCCTGCAGGATGAGAAGGAGGAGGTGAGGAAGAAGCACGAGGAGGCGACCGGAAGAATCCGTCAGCTGGAGGAGGATCTCATCGGGGTCACGCAGAAGGGCATTCAGAAAGAGACGGAGTTAGACGG cctTAAGGACCGATTGAGGAAGCTAACGTCGGAAAAGGACACCTTGGAGTCTCAGCTGAAGAACGAACGAGATGAGAGGGAGCTGTACAAG ATTCATCTGAAGAACACGGAGTTAGAGAACACCAAGCTGACCGCCCAGCTCCAGATGCTCAAGTCCGTGGACATGAACAAGGAGATCACTGTAGCTCAGCTCCAGGAAGAGGTGGGCCGACTGAAAGCCTGCGTGGCCCAGAAGGAGAGTCTGCACAAGGAGCTCCTCGCCAGCAGCGCCTCCCCA GAGGCGACGTCGGCGCTGAAGGAGCAGCTGAGGCAGAAggaggagcagctgcaggccACGCGGCAGCAGGCGGCCATGCTGTCGTCGGAGCTGCGCGATGCCGCCGCCGCCCGCGACCGCACCATGTCGGAGCTGTACCACGCGCGGCTGGGGGCCGAGGCGCTGCGCGCCAGCCTGACGGACGCCCAGGCCGAGTGCCGGCGCATGCAGGGCcagctggagaagctgcgggCAGCCGGGTGCCAGGAGGCG AGAGGCGAGGAGGAGCCGGGCGTGGGCGTGGCCTCGGAGAAGGAGGCGGAGCTACAGCGGGAGGTGGAGGATTTGAAGCTCAGGTTACAGATGGCGGCCGAACACTACAAGGATATGTGCAGGGAGTGTCAGAAGCTGAGGAAGCAGGTCGCCAAGCTGTCCGGGCAGCAGGGG GACTCGAATAAAGGTTCAGCATGCAGCTCTCCAGCCCCCGAATCCCCGACCCGTTCAGAGAGCCCCGAGTCCCCCACAGCAG GGGGCCTCGCCGGTGTGGACGTCTTGCTGGACACACTGACCCAGGAGAGAAGCAGAGGCGCTGGCAGAGAAGCCAGCGACAGATACAGGAAATGCAAGCAGATGCTGAAC GAGGAGCGGGAGCGCAGCTGCATGTTTGCCGACGAGCTGGCCAAGATGGAGGAGAAGTGGAAGGAGCAGTGCAGGATAAACGAGAGCCTGAAGCAGCAGCTGGCCGAGGAGGAGGAGCGCCGCAAG GGCCAAGTGGCAGAGGAAGACCACGAAGTCAGAGACTTGAGGGAGAAGGACAAAGCTGAAGAG gaactGCAGAAACACTCGGCTGGGAACAGTGCAAGCCCAGGGGCGGAGTCAGCTGCGGCCCTGCCCATCTTCCTGCAGTACCCCCTGCCGTACCCCCAGGACCCGGCGCCGATCTCTCTCGTGCCGCAGCGCCCAGCGGAGCTCCAGTTTGGAAACCCCTACACAGCCCCAAACGCGCGAG ACGGAGCGGACGGCGAGTTCTCTCCAGAGCGTGCGTCCAGGCCTTCGCCCGCAGGACCCCCCTCCTGGGACAACAACGTGGTCTGCATCCAGCCGTCCCGCAACCTGAGCCCGCCAGATGGTCTGGAGGACCCCGAGGATCGTGGCAACTTG GGCGGCGATACTGAGCAGCCAGCGACTCATGACTCTCAGAGTTCCCTACTCGGCGGCAGCCAGAATCGCTTTTGCTTTGACTCCAG CAGCCTGGACATCCACAAGCGCTGTCCGCTGTGTGAGGTCATCTTCCCGCCACACTATGAGCAGAGCAAGTTCGAGCAGCACGTGGAGAGCCACTGGAAGGTCTGCCCCATGTGCAGCGAGCAGTTCCCCCTGGACTGCGACCAGCAGCTCTTCGAGAACCACGTGCTCACGCATTTCGACGGCAACGTGCTCAACTTCGACTAG
- the LOC111846970 gene encoding tax1-binding protein 1 homolog B-like isoform X2 — MALFPEGASATGPMETSNFAHVIFQNVGKSFLPHAALECHYTLTPFIKPHQKDWVGIFKVGWSTARDYYTFLWSPYPENYVEGSTVHRTVVFQGYYVPKDDGEFYQFCYVTHKGDIRGASTPFQFRADTPTEDDLLTVEDESNSDILVVTTKVGLLEQKVEEAQKEREELLTAMALLQKEKEQLREERERLQGESEDERQASVHLRSKNQELLQSSQILQDEKEEVRKKHEEATGRIRQLEEDLIGVTQKGIQKETELDGLKDRLRKLTSEKDTLESQLKNERDERELYKIHLKNTELENTKLTAQLQMLKSVDMNKEITVAQLQEEVGRLKACVAQKESLHKELLASSASPEATSALKEQLRQKEEQLQATRQQAAMLSSELRDAAAARDRTMSELYHARLGAEALRASLTDAQAECRRMQGQLEKLRAAGCQEARGEEEPGVGVASEKEAELQREVEDLKLRLQMAAEHYKDMCRECQKLRKQVAKLSGQQGDSNKGSACSSPAPESPTRSESPESPTAGGLAGVDVLLDTLTQERSRGAGREASDRYRKCKQMLNEERERSCMFADELAKMEEKWKEQCRINESLKQQLAEEEERRKGQVAEEDHEVRDLREKDKAEEELQKHSAGNSASPGAESAAALPIFLQYPLPYPQDPAPISLVPQRPAELQFGNPYTAPNARDGADGEFSPERASRPSPAGPPSWDNNVVCIQPSRNLSPPDGLEDPEDRGNLQGGDTEQPATHDSQSSLLGGSQNRFCFDSSLDIHKRCPLCEVIFPPHYEQSKFEQHVESHWKVCPMCSEQFPLDCDQQLFENHVLTHFDGNVLNFD, encoded by the exons ATGGCTCTATTTCCCGAAGGCGCCTCAGCCACCGGCCCTATGGAGACATCGAACTTCGCACACGTCATCTTCCAGAATGTAGGGAAGAGCTTCCTCCCTCACGCTGCGTTGGAATGTCACTACACACTGACCCCATTCATCAAGCCCCACCAGAAGGACTGGGTGGGCATCTTCAAG gttGGCTGGAGCACAGCACGGGATTACTACACGTTTCTGTGGTCACCATACCCCGAGAACTATGTGGAGGGATCGACGGTCCATAGGACGGTGGTCTTCCAAG GGTACTATGTTCCCAAAGACGACGGGGAGTTTTACCAGTTCTGCTACGTCACGCACAAAGGCGACATCAGGGGAGCCAGCACCCCCTTCCAGTTCCGCGCCGACACGCCCACTGAAGACGACCTTCTCACCGTGGAGGACGAGAGCAACTCGGACATCCTGGTGGTCACCACCAAGGTCGGCCTGCTGGAG CAAAAGGTGGAGGAGGCACAGAAGGAGCGTGAGGAGCTGCTGACGGCCATGGCCCTCCTGCAGAAGGAGAAGGAGCAGCTCCGGGAGGAACGGGAGCGCCTCCAGGGGGAGAGCGAAGACGAGCGGCAGGCTTCCGTCCATCTGAGGAGCAAAAATCAG GAGCTTCTGCAGTCCTCGCAGATCCTGCAGGATGAGAAGGAGGAGGTGAGGAAGAAGCACGAGGAGGCGACCGGAAGAATCCGTCAGCTGGAGGAGGATCTCATCGGGGTCACGCAGAAGGGCATTCAGAAAGAGACGGAGTTAGACGG cctTAAGGACCGATTGAGGAAGCTAACGTCGGAAAAGGACACCTTGGAGTCTCAGCTGAAGAACGAACGAGATGAGAGGGAGCTGTACAAG ATTCATCTGAAGAACACGGAGTTAGAGAACACCAAGCTGACCGCCCAGCTCCAGATGCTCAAGTCCGTGGACATGAACAAGGAGATCACTGTAGCTCAGCTCCAGGAAGAGGTGGGCCGACTGAAAGCCTGCGTGGCCCAGAAGGAGAGTCTGCACAAGGAGCTCCTCGCCAGCAGCGCCTCCCCA GAGGCGACGTCGGCGCTGAAGGAGCAGCTGAGGCAGAAggaggagcagctgcaggccACGCGGCAGCAGGCGGCCATGCTGTCGTCGGAGCTGCGCGATGCCGCCGCCGCCCGCGACCGCACCATGTCGGAGCTGTACCACGCGCGGCTGGGGGCCGAGGCGCTGCGCGCCAGCCTGACGGACGCCCAGGCCGAGTGCCGGCGCATGCAGGGCcagctggagaagctgcgggCAGCCGGGTGCCAGGAGGCG AGAGGCGAGGAGGAGCCGGGCGTGGGCGTGGCCTCGGAGAAGGAGGCGGAGCTACAGCGGGAGGTGGAGGATTTGAAGCTCAGGTTACAGATGGCGGCCGAACACTACAAGGATATGTGCAGGGAGTGTCAGAAGCTGAGGAAGCAGGTCGCCAAGCTGTCCGGGCAGCAGGGG GACTCGAATAAAGGTTCAGCATGCAGCTCTCCAGCCCCCGAATCCCCGACCCGTTCAGAGAGCCCCGAGTCCCCCACAGCAG GGGGCCTCGCCGGTGTGGACGTCTTGCTGGACACACTGACCCAGGAGAGAAGCAGAGGCGCTGGCAGAGAAGCCAGCGACAGATACAGGAAATGCAAGCAGATGCTGAAC GAGGAGCGGGAGCGCAGCTGCATGTTTGCCGACGAGCTGGCCAAGATGGAGGAGAAGTGGAAGGAGCAGTGCAGGATAAACGAGAGCCTGAAGCAGCAGCTGGCCGAGGAGGAGGAGCGCCGCAAG GGCCAAGTGGCAGAGGAAGACCACGAAGTCAGAGACTTGAGGGAGAAGGACAAAGCTGAAGAG gaactGCAGAAACACTCGGCTGGGAACAGTGCAAGCCCAGGGGCGGAGTCAGCTGCGGCCCTGCCCATCTTCCTGCAGTACCCCCTGCCGTACCCCCAGGACCCGGCGCCGATCTCTCTCGTGCCGCAGCGCCCAGCGGAGCTCCAGTTTGGAAACCCCTACACAGCCCCAAACGCGCGAG ACGGAGCGGACGGCGAGTTCTCTCCAGAGCGTGCGTCCAGGCCTTCGCCCGCAGGACCCCCCTCCTGGGACAACAACGTGGTCTGCATCCAGCCGTCCCGCAACCTGAGCCCGCCAGATGGTCTGGAGGACCCCGAGGATCGTGGCAACTTG CAGGGCGGCGATACTGAGCAGCCAGCGACTCATGACTCTCAGAGTTCCCTACTCGGCGGCAGCCAGAATCGCTTTTGCTTTGACTCCAG CCTGGACATCCACAAGCGCTGTCCGCTGTGTGAGGTCATCTTCCCGCCACACTATGAGCAGAGCAAGTTCGAGCAGCACGTGGAGAGCCACTGGAAGGTCTGCCCCATGTGCAGCGAGCAGTTCCCCCTGGACTGCGACCAGCAGCTCTTCGAGAACCACGTGCTCACGCATTTCGACGGCAACGTGCTCAACTTCGACTAG